CGAATACGACAACCTCGTCGCCCGCCTCGGCGAGCTGGCGAAGACGCTCGGGCAGACGCCAAAAGTGCTGGTCGCGAAGATCGGCCAGGACGGGCACGACCGCGGCGCCAAGGTCATCGCTTCAGGCTATGGTGACATCGGCTTCGAAGTGATCGCCGGACCGCTGTTCCAGACGCCGGAAGAGGCGGCCGACCTGGCGGTGAAGTCAAAGGTGCACGTGGTCGGCATGTCGTCGCTTGCCGCCGGGCACAAGACCCTGGCGCCCCAGCTCATCGCGGCGCTGAGATCGCGCGGTGCGGAAGAGATCATCGTCGTGGTCGGCGGCGTCATCCCGCGCCAGGACTACGAGTTCCTCCACGAGCACGGCGTGGCGGCGGTGTTCGGCCCGGGCACCAGCGTGCTCGATTCGGCGCGCGCCATGATCGATCTGCTGGAAGGCAAGCGCCGCAACATCTGAGGCGGGGCGGGGGCCGCTGGGCCTCGCACCGGCATTGGATATCCGATGAGCTGACGGGAGGCCGACAGGACTTCGGCCTCCATCCTGTTCCCGAAAATCCTACAATTCACCACCGACGAAGACCCGAAATCGCCCCGACTGGCTCAACCTGAGCTATCACGTTCCGAACGAGATCGTATAAACGTTCGATTCGACCGGATCGTCAGCGAAGTGCGACGTGGTCGACGGAGGAGTTCTGGGTATGTCGAATGCGGCCGTTGATGAGCTGCTGATGCGGCTCGGGCCCGACAAGGTGAAAGTCGGCGGCGAAATACCCTTGCGCAACTGGTCGGACGCATCCGGCCTTGAGCCGGCATCGCCGCTGGCGCTCGTCCTGCCGCGCACGACCGAAGACGTTTCGGCCGCCCTCGCTATCTGCCACGCTCACGGCCAGGCCGTGGTGACACAAGGTGGGCTGACCGGTCTGGCCGGAGGGGCCCATCCGGGCGAGGGCGAAGTGGCGCTTTCGCTGGAGCGCATGGTGGGTGTCGAGGAGTTGGACCGCAGCAGCAGCACGTTGACGGCGCTCGCCGGGACGCCGCTGCACCTGGTGCAGCAGGCGGCAGACGACGCCGGCCTGATGTGCGGCATCGATCTCGGAGCGCGGGGCTCCTGCACCATCGGCGGCAACGTCGCCACAAACGCCGGCGGCAACCAGGTGCTGCGGTACGGCATGGCGCGGAAGAACGTGCTGGGGCTGGAAGCCGTCCTCGCCGACGGTACGGTTGTCCGCTCGCTCAACAAGATGATGAAGAACAACGCCGGCTACGACTGGACGCAGCTCTTCATTGGGTCCGAGGGGACGCTCGGCGTCGTCACGCGCGTGGTGGTGGCCCTCCATCCGAAGCCGGTCGGCGTCCAGACCGCGGTCCTGGCGGTTTCCTCGACGTCGGATGCGATCGCCGTGCTGCGTGGTCTGGAACGGTCGCTGCCGGCGGGTCTGCTGGTCTTCGAGGCGATGTGGCGTGAAATGTATGAGATCGCCACGACCTCGATCGGCGTCGCGGCGCCGATCGAGCAGGGGCATGACCTCTATCTTTTGGTGGAAGCGCCCGGCGGCGCCGCGGCCTTCGAGGCGGCGCTTGCGGGCCTTTACGAAGATGGTCTGGTGCTGGACGCCGTCATTGCCAAGTCTCAGGCCGAGCGCGACGGCTTCTGGGCCCTGCGCGAGAGCGTCTACGAATATGACCGCCACTTCAGCAAGGGCGTCGGCTTCGACATCTCGATTCCACTCGATCGCCTGTCAGAGGCGATTGACGCGCTCAGACGCGATCTCCCTGCTGCCTTCCGGGGCGTGGTGTGGGTTGCGTTCGGGCACATCGCCGATTCGAACATCCACCTGCAGATCATGCCGCCCGATCTTACGGATTTCGTGAGGAAAGCCGTCGAACAACTCGTCTACGATCACACGAAACGGCTCGGCGGCTCGGTTTCGGCCGAGCATGGCATTGGACGTATCAAGCGGTCCTATCTCGGCATGACGCGCAGCGCGCCGGAACTGGCGCTGATGGCGAGCGTCAAGCGCGCGCTCGATCCCAAGGACATTCTCAATCCGGGGCGGATCCTGTGATCATGCGGCGCAGATATATGCGCCAGGGGCCGGTGAAGCCGGCGACGTTGCATGACGGCCCAATCACCGTCAGCCAGCTAACCAAGGTGTCGTGATGGCAGATCAAGCGAACCGGACGATCCTCGTTGACCCGGCAGTTCTCGAGGGGCGGGTCTTCTCCTCTCTGCGCGACAATGGCGCGGACGGACCATCGGCCGAAGCGACGACGCGGGCGCTGATGCATGCGTCGCGACTGGGCGTCGACAGCCACGGCGTGAGGCTGGTCCCACACTATGCCATGGTGTTGAAAGGCGGCCGCGTCAACGGATTGCCGAAGCGCACGATCAGGCGAACTGCAGCGGCTACCGCCGTTCTCGACGCCGACGACGGGCTCGGGCATCCGGCCGCCTATCAAGGCATGGAGCTTGCCTGCGAGATCGCGCGTGAAAGCGGGGTCGGCGTAGTGGGGATCGTCCGCTCCTCGCATTTCGGGGCGGCTGGCGCTTATGCGCGGGCCGGCGCCGAAGCGGGTTTCGTCGCCCTCTGCACCTCGAACGCCGATTCCGCCGTCACCTTGTTCGATGGCGTTGCGCCCTTCCACGGCACCAATCCGATCGCCGCGGCGGCGCCCGTCGCCGGCGGCAGGCCTTGGCTGCTGGATCTTGCAACCTCATCCATTCCGTTCAACCGCGTGCTTCTCTATCGTTCGCTGGGGCTTGGGCTGCCTGCCGACGTCGCCGTGGATGGCGAGGGACACCCGACGACCGAGGCCGAACTCGCCCGCACGTTGCTGCCCTTGGGTGGCGCGCAGTACGGTTTCAAGGGAGCCGGGCTGGCGGGTCTTGCAACCATCCTTTCCGCCGTGCTGATGGGGATGGCCGTCGATGACCAGATGATCCAGATGGGGTCGGAGGACATCCGGACGCCGCGCAACATGGGGCAATTCTGCCTGGCGATCGATCCGGAGCGGTTCGGCGGCGCAGCCGCCTTCGGGGAGGCGATGGCTGGCTATCTCGACCGGCTGAGGGAGGCGCCCGCGCGCGCCGGACGTGAGATCATGGCGCCCGGAGATCGCGAATGGAAGGTCGAGGCCGATCGGATGCGCAACGGAATCCCTGTCGACGTCGACACGGCTCGATTCCTGCAGCTTGAGGGCTGATCGCGGCCCGAGGGCGCGTTGCCGCGGCTTCCGCCTTACTCTGCCAGTAGCCGCGCTTCGCGAGCCGCGTCCATGAACGCCTCACGAGCGGCGTCGGCCGGCTTCTCGCCGTGCATGGCGGTGACGCAGGCATGCCGCGCATTGAGGAATGCGGGCGTGCCCGCATTGCGCCAGTGATGGTCGAGGAGTTCGAGCGCCTGCTTCGGGCCGAGCACGTTCTGAACGTCGCCCGTGATGCCCACCGCCACAAGAACCGGTCGCGAAAACCAGACATCAGTCATGCCAGACCTCGCATTCATGCGCGGCGAGGATACGCCCGGCCCGGGAGGGGATCAATCACAATCCCGAGTGCGCGATGACGCCGCGGTCTAGGGCCGACGGCTGAGCCTCGCAGTGGGTGTCCCCCTCGCGGTCGCGAGGATGGGGCAGCATTCCAACATTAAGCCTTCCGGCGACGCGTTTCAGCTCGTCGCCGGAAGGCTTATTTGCTTCTGGTGGCCTCCCGCGAGGCCACTGCGCGATGCAGCCGGTCAGTAGTTCCCGGAGTAGTAGCGCTCGTCACACGGCGCGACGAAGATCCTGCCGTCACGGCCCCGGTACTGGCACATCTGTTCGCCCCGGTTCGGGGTGGTCGCGGTGCCGACCGCCGCGCCGAGCAGCGCGCCGCTGGCTGCGCCGATCACGGTGCTCTTCGTGTCGCGGCCGAGGGCCTGTCCGACGAGGGCGCCGCCAGCAGCGCCGACGAGCGCACCAGTTCCCGCGCGCTGCTGCTGTTCGGTCTGCGCGCAGCCACTGACCGCGAGGCCCAGGAGTGTAACAAAAACCGCAGCTTGCCGTCGCATATCGTGGTCCTTCATCAAGTCAGTCGATTGTCCCGCAAGCCCTCATTGCCTCGACAGGCGTTGAAAATCAACCGCTATGTAAATGCAGCGGCGCGCCCGACCACCGCGCAAGATCGTCGCTCGACGAAGGGCCTCGGCGTCTCGGTCGATGCGGCTCTCGTCTTCTGTCGCCATTGCGCCATGAACCGCCGAGCTCCGGGACGGTGTGCGCCGCGCGACATGACGCCGCTGTTCGCCAGCCTACCGCCACTAGAATTCCGTGACCAAATCAAGCATGATGCAACCGGCATTCCGGGTCTCGGAAGCAGCTCCCGGGAATGCCGGGAGGAACGCGCATGGTTGTAGCGTTCGTACTCGTCCTGATTGTCGTGGGTTCTGTGCTCTTTCACGCGCTCAGCCCATGGTGGTGGACGCCGATTGCGTCCAACTGGGACTATATCGACCACACGCTCGTCATCACCTTCTGGATCACAGGCGTCGTCTTTTCCGCGGTCGTGCTGTTCATGGCCTATTGTGTCTGGCGGTTCC
This portion of the Mesorhizobium shangrilense genome encodes:
- a CDS encoding FAD-binding oxidoreductase, whose product is MSNAAVDELLMRLGPDKVKVGGEIPLRNWSDASGLEPASPLALVLPRTTEDVSAALAICHAHGQAVVTQGGLTGLAGGAHPGEGEVALSLERMVGVEELDRSSSTLTALAGTPLHLVQQAADDAGLMCGIDLGARGSCTIGGNVATNAGGNQVLRYGMARKNVLGLEAVLADGTVVRSLNKMMKNNAGYDWTQLFIGSEGTLGVVTRVVVALHPKPVGVQTAVLAVSSTSDAIAVLRGLERSLPAGLLVFEAMWREMYEIATTSIGVAAPIEQGHDLYLLVEAPGGAAAFEAALAGLYEDGLVLDAVIAKSQAERDGFWALRESVYEYDRHFSKGVGFDISIPLDRLSEAIDALRRDLPAAFRGVVWVAFGHIADSNIHLQIMPPDLTDFVRKAVEQLVYDHTKRLGGSVSAEHGIGRIKRSYLGMTRSAPELALMASVKRALDPKDILNPGRIL
- a CDS encoding Ldh family oxidoreductase, with product MADQANRTILVDPAVLEGRVFSSLRDNGADGPSAEATTRALMHASRLGVDSHGVRLVPHYAMVLKGGRVNGLPKRTIRRTAAATAVLDADDGLGHPAAYQGMELACEIARESGVGVVGIVRSSHFGAAGAYARAGAEAGFVALCTSNADSAVTLFDGVAPFHGTNPIAAAAPVAGGRPWLLDLATSSIPFNRVLLYRSLGLGLPADVAVDGEGHPTTEAELARTLLPLGGAQYGFKGAGLAGLATILSAVLMGMAVDDQMIQMGSEDIRTPRNMGQFCLAIDPERFGGAAAFGEAMAGYLDRLREAPARAGREIMAPGDREWKVEADRMRNGIPVDVDTARFLQLEG
- a CDS encoding DUF982 domain-containing protein, which codes for MTDVWFSRPVLVAVGITGDVQNVLGPKQALELLDHHWRNAGTPAFLNARHACVTAMHGEKPADAAREAFMDAAREARLLAE
- a CDS encoding YMGG-like glycine zipper-containing protein; its protein translation is MRRQAAVFVTLLGLAVSGCAQTEQQQRAGTGALVGAAGGALVGQALGRDTKSTVIGAASGALLGAAVGTATTPNRGEQMCQYRGRDGRIFVAPCDERYYSGNY